The following are from one region of the Denitrobacterium detoxificans genome:
- the murJ gene encoding murein biosynthesis integral membrane protein MurJ translates to MDTQSSSRDDARNSVIKNTGLMTLGTLLSRASGLIRTWAMAFALGNSMLTSAYQVANNLPNVVFELVAGGFLSTAFLPVLLLERERFGKEGESKYTSNILNITLILLGALSVLCSIFAEQVVATQTFTQSADSDVYQQTVMFFRIFAFQLVFYGLGGVITGVLNAKRSFLLTSVAPALNNIVVIITFFAYVPLSQVNSTAALIMLGVGATLGVAVQFVIQIPALLKTGYRWRPYINLKDPAIAETIKIAVPSLIYIVANVVAVSFRNAFSLVGADNGPSTLSYAWMWYQLPYGVVAVSLSSTMFTEMSDSVARGDISRFRSQVGQGLRGTLFMIIPLTGLLFVLAQPLISLFHAGAFTGDDVYQVSEILQVWILSLPLYSVGMYLYKAFASLRKLMAFALMNCAIVVLQLILYAVLCQRGVLGLMGVPVADFIYFTVRAVASVVLLNHYVGKDPQNKTVQTTIRTVLATVVGCVPTALLLAFIPTIPGIGAMANAIIQLAICGIVGLAVVFGACRLFRVEEFSIVERFMRRLKRR, encoded by the coding sequence ATGGATACGCAAAGCTCATCGCGCGACGACGCGCGCAACTCCGTTATCAAGAATACCGGCCTCATGACGCTCGGCACGCTGCTATCGCGTGCGTCGGGCCTTATTCGCACGTGGGCCATGGCGTTCGCCCTGGGCAATTCCATGCTCACGAGCGCCTACCAGGTTGCCAACAATCTGCCCAATGTGGTGTTCGAGCTGGTGGCTGGTGGCTTTCTTTCTACGGCGTTCCTGCCCGTGCTTCTTCTGGAGCGCGAACGCTTCGGCAAGGAAGGCGAGAGCAAGTACACCTCGAACATCCTGAATATCACGCTCATCCTGTTGGGTGCGCTTTCCGTGCTCTGCAGCATCTTTGCCGAGCAGGTAGTAGCTACGCAGACGTTCACGCAGAGCGCTGATTCCGACGTGTACCAGCAGACGGTTATGTTCTTCCGCATCTTCGCGTTCCAGCTGGTGTTCTATGGCTTGGGTGGCGTCATCACCGGCGTGCTGAACGCCAAGCGCTCGTTCTTGCTTACGTCCGTGGCGCCGGCGCTCAACAATATCGTGGTCATCATCACGTTTTTCGCGTACGTGCCGCTTTCGCAGGTTAATTCCACGGCGGCCCTCATCATGCTGGGCGTGGGTGCCACGCTAGGCGTTGCCGTTCAGTTCGTGATTCAGATCCCCGCGCTCTTGAAGACGGGGTATCGTTGGCGTCCCTACATTAACTTGAAGGACCCGGCTATCGCCGAGACCATCAAGATTGCCGTGCCCTCACTCATTTACATTGTGGCGAATGTCGTGGCAGTGAGCTTCCGCAACGCCTTCAGCTTGGTCGGCGCCGATAATGGCCCGTCGACGCTGTCGTATGCCTGGATGTGGTATCAGCTGCCCTATGGCGTGGTGGCAGTGTCGCTTTCCAGCACCATGTTTACCGAAATGAGCGATTCGGTGGCGCGTGGCGATATTTCGCGCTTCCGCTCGCAGGTGGGGCAGGGCCTGCGCGGTACGCTCTTCATGATTATCCCGCTCACGGGTCTGCTGTTCGTGCTTGCCCAGCCGCTTATCTCGCTGTTCCATGCCGGCGCCTTCACGGGCGATGACGTGTACCAGGTAAGCGAGATTCTGCAGGTGTGGATTCTCAGCTTGCCCTTGTATTCGGTGGGCATGTATTTGTACAAGGCGTTTGCCTCGTTGCGCAAGCTTATGGCGTTCGCGCTCATGAACTGCGCCATCGTTGTGCTGCAGCTCATTCTGTATGCCGTGTTGTGCCAGCGTGGCGTGCTGGGCCTCATGGGCGTGCCCGTGGCCGACTTCATCTACTTCACGGTGCGTGCGGTCGCTTCGGTGGTCTTGCTCAATCATTACGTGGGGAAGGACCCGCAGAACAAGACGGTGCAGACTACCATTCGAACGGTGCTTGCCACTGTGGTGGGCTGCGTGCCCACGGCGTTGCTGCTGGCGTTCATCCCCACCATTCCTGGCATTGGCGCTATGGCGAATGCCATCATCCAGCTTGCCATCTGCGGCATCGTCGGCCTGGCGGTTGTCTTTGGCGCATGTCGCCTGTTCCGCGTTGAGGAGTTCAGCATCGTAGAGCGCTTCATGCGTCGCCTGAAGCGCCGATAA
- a CDS encoding site-specific tyrosine recombinase, translated as MEDIIAEFISYLRVERASAELTVEAYEHDLAIYLRYLTNPAFGCPIAPAHGFSQVTRTVVVDFERYLKDGLHYAPSTMARILSALKTFHKFLVREGYATANPTETVGLPRKPQHLPDVLSVQQACRMIDLFCGDTPRELRDRAILEVLYGCGLRVSELCGLDVDRVHLSDGFLLVMGKGSKERVVPVSGAAERALRVYLSEGRPHLARATQPTSAVFLNARGGRLTRQAVHALVRKAGQAIGVDDLHPHTLRHSCATHMLEGGADLRVIQDMLGHADISTTQIYTHVQRAHLVEEYLHAHPRAH; from the coding sequence ATGGAAGACATCATTGCCGAATTCATCTCATACTTGCGTGTGGAACGCGCCTCCGCCGAGCTCACGGTCGAGGCGTACGAGCATGATTTGGCTATCTACCTGCGCTATCTTACGAACCCTGCTTTTGGGTGCCCTATTGCCCCCGCACATGGCTTTTCCCAGGTTACGCGTACGGTGGTCGTAGACTTCGAGCGCTATCTGAAGGATGGGCTGCATTATGCGCCCTCTACCATGGCACGCATTCTTTCCGCGTTGAAGACGTTTCACAAGTTCCTGGTGCGTGAGGGCTATGCCACGGCTAATCCAACCGAGACGGTGGGCTTGCCGCGCAAGCCCCAGCATCTGCCGGACGTGCTCAGCGTGCAGCAGGCCTGTCGCATGATCGACCTCTTTTGCGGCGATACGCCGCGCGAGCTGCGCGACCGCGCCATTCTTGAGGTGCTGTACGGCTGCGGGCTGCGTGTGAGCGAGCTGTGCGGCCTGGATGTCGACCGCGTTCACCTGAGTGATGGGTTCCTGCTGGTAATGGGGAAGGGCAGCAAGGAGCGCGTGGTTCCCGTCTCGGGTGCGGCGGAGCGCGCGCTGAGGGTCTATCTTTCCGAGGGTAGGCCGCACCTTGCGCGCGCTACGCAGCCAACGAGCGCCGTGTTCCTGAATGCCCGCGGTGGCAGGCTCACCCGCCAAGCGGTGCATGCGTTGGTGCGCAAGGCGGGGCAGGCGATAGGCGTGGACGACCTGCATCCTCATACGCTTCGTCATTCCTGTGCCACGCATATGCTGGAGGGTGGCGCCGACTTGCGTGTCATCCAGGACATGCTGGGGCATGCCGATATCTCCACCACGCAAATCTACACGCACGTGCAGCGCGCGCATTTGGTCGAGGAATATCTGCACGCGCATCCTCGCGCGCATTAG
- a CDS encoding NAD(+)/NADH kinase — MHILVVRNDEGAKAIDASLMISAYLTSQGITCSITNSIDVTPDYIEGADMAVALGGDGTILRTAHIVGYTGIPILGINFGHLGFLANDPTDSVIAMVASALAGECTKEERTNLRISVLCEGDDEDAFDHLSTSPFDRSNDRSFFALNEICVSRGASGRIIGFDVAFNGDRLANMRGDGMVVASATGSTAYALSAGGPLIAPGFQGLVVVPLAPHSISARAVVTDPNDIVDVTLFDTPSEKDATLFIDGWHDELPAPIRAVRVQRGSTPTTLLRCNYKGFYVQSKKAFF, encoded by the coding sequence ATGCACATCTTGGTAGTACGCAACGACGAAGGCGCAAAGGCAATCGATGCGTCGCTGATGATTTCCGCCTACCTTACCAGCCAGGGAATCACCTGTTCCATCACGAATTCGATCGACGTGACGCCCGATTACATCGAAGGCGCCGACATGGCGGTCGCACTGGGCGGCGATGGAACCATCCTGCGCACGGCGCACATCGTGGGCTACACGGGCATCCCCATCCTGGGCATCAACTTTGGCCACCTGGGCTTCCTGGCAAACGACCCCACCGACAGCGTCATTGCCATGGTGGCAAGCGCACTCGCCGGAGAATGCACGAAGGAAGAGCGTACCAACCTGCGCATTAGCGTGCTGTGCGAAGGAGACGACGAGGACGCCTTCGACCACCTGAGCACGAGCCCTTTCGACCGCTCCAACGACCGCAGCTTCTTTGCGCTGAATGAGATTTGCGTCTCACGCGGAGCTTCGGGCCGCATCATCGGGTTCGACGTGGCGTTCAACGGCGATCGCCTGGCCAACATGCGTGGCGACGGCATGGTGGTAGCAAGCGCCACGGGCTCCACCGCCTATGCGCTTTCCGCTGGCGGCCCGCTCATCGCCCCCGGGTTCCAGGGGCTGGTCGTGGTGCCGCTGGCGCCGCATTCCATCTCGGCGCGCGCCGTAGTCACCGACCCGAACGACATCGTCGACGTCACCCTCTTCGATACGCCTTCGGAAAAGGACGCAACGCTCTTCATTGATGGCTGGCACGACGAACTGCCCGCCCCCATTCGTGCCGTGCGCGTCCAACGCGGCAGCACGCCAACCACCCTTCTTCGCTGCAACTACAAGGGCTTCTACGTTCAGTCGAAGAAGGCGTTCTTCTAA
- a CDS encoding division/cell wall cluster transcriptional repressor MraZ, with the protein MTELVGEHHHKLDAKGRVSMPSDFRKVLPKNLKVTLSPKKECLYVFEPQAFSAWVASFFESEGGYKATSSRHVNLRRALNARARDVEVDGSGRIGLSADLREAVGLEKEVVLTGNDDHLEIWDAKRWDEFMDSIDFSDLFSD; encoded by the coding sequence ATGACCGAGCTGGTTGGCGAGCATCATCACAAGCTCGACGCCAAAGGCCGTGTGTCTATGCCCTCCGACTTTAGGAAGGTGCTTCCGAAGAATCTCAAGGTAACCCTGTCCCCGAAGAAGGAATGCCTCTACGTGTTCGAGCCCCAGGCTTTCAGCGCGTGGGTTGCTTCGTTCTTCGAGAGCGAGGGTGGCTACAAGGCTACGAGCTCCCGTCACGTCAACCTGCGTCGCGCTTTGAATGCACGCGCTCGCGACGTGGAAGTGGATGGCTCGGGTCGCATCGGCCTTTCCGCCGACCTGCGCGAAGCCGTTGGCCTGGAAAAGGAAGTCGTGCTTACGGGTAACGACGACCACCTGGAGATTTGGGATGCAAAGCGTTGGGACGAG
- a CDS encoding CTP synthase: MSKYIFVTGGVVSSLGKGITAASLGHLLKARGYSVTMQKMDPYLNVDPGTMSPFQHGEVFVTDDGHEGDLDLGHYERFIDESLTRASNFTQGSIYKTLIARERRGDFLGGTVQVIPHVTEAIKERLRRVGEQTQADIVIVEIGGTIGDIEGQPFIEAARQFRKELGMGNSVFVHCTLVPYISAAHEVKTKPTQHSVKELRSMGVQPDFIVCRSDHEVSEKVRAKIALFCDVAPEDVLECSDAPSIYDVPLGLHEQHFDEAVLARLNLEAKPINLAPLQAFLDAKNSCSSMVKVAVVGKYVSLPDAYLSVIEALGHAGVANGVNVDVQLVDGETVNEQNVRDILGDANGILIPGGFGQRAFEGKICAAHFARENNIPFLGICLGMQAAVCEFARHVAGMPGATSTEFDEEAAYPVIDLMPEQEDVEDKGGTMRLGAYPCTVAPDTRAFEAYGENVIYERHRHRFEVNNAFRPALVEAGLVISGQSPDGRLVEMIEVPGHPWYVGSQGHPEFKSRPTRPHPLFVGFVSASKENAGA, from the coding sequence ATGTCCAAATATATCTTCGTTACCGGCGGCGTCGTTTCCTCGTTGGGCAAGGGAATCACCGCTGCGTCCTTGGGCCACTTGCTGAAGGCTCGCGGTTACAGCGTGACCATGCAGAAGATGGATCCCTACCTGAACGTGGACCCGGGCACCATGAGCCCCTTTCAGCATGGCGAGGTGTTCGTTACCGACGACGGCCATGAGGGCGATCTCGACTTGGGCCATTACGAGCGCTTCATCGACGAGAGCCTTACCCGCGCTTCCAACTTCACGCAGGGCTCCATTTACAAGACCCTCATCGCGCGCGAGCGTCGCGGCGATTTCCTGGGTGGCACCGTGCAGGTCATTCCTCACGTAACCGAAGCCATCAAGGAACGTCTGCGTCGCGTGGGCGAGCAGACCCAGGCCGATATCGTCATCGTGGAAATCGGTGGCACCATCGGCGACATCGAGGGCCAGCCGTTCATCGAGGCCGCTCGCCAGTTCCGTAAGGAGCTCGGCATGGGCAATTCCGTGTTCGTGCATTGTACGCTCGTGCCCTACATCTCCGCAGCTCACGAAGTGAAGACGAAGCCCACGCAGCATTCCGTGAAGGAGCTGCGCTCCATGGGCGTGCAGCCCGATTTCATCGTGTGCCGCAGCGACCATGAAGTCTCCGAGAAGGTTCGCGCGAAGATCGCCCTGTTCTGCGACGTTGCTCCCGAAGACGTTCTGGAGTGCTCCGACGCCCCCAGCATCTACGACGTGCCCCTGGGCCTGCACGAGCAGCATTTTGACGAGGCCGTGCTCGCGCGCTTGAACCTGGAGGCGAAGCCCATTAATCTGGCTCCGCTGCAGGCATTCCTCGACGCCAAGAACAGCTGCTCTTCCATGGTGAAGGTCGCTGTGGTGGGCAAGTACGTTAGCCTACCCGACGCATACTTGTCCGTTATCGAGGCTCTGGGTCATGCCGGCGTGGCCAATGGCGTGAACGTCGACGTCCAGCTCGTCGATGGCGAGACGGTGAACGAGCAGAACGTGCGCGACATCCTGGGCGATGCGAATGGCATCCTCATCCCCGGTGGCTTTGGCCAGCGTGCTTTCGAGGGCAAGATCTGCGCCGCCCATTTCGCACGCGAGAATAATATTCCGTTCCTGGGCATCTGCCTGGGTATGCAGGCGGCCGTGTGTGAGTTCGCACGCCACGTTGCTGGCATGCCGGGTGCCACCTCTACCGAGTTCGACGAGGAAGCGGCATATCCCGTTATCGACCTCATGCCCGAGCAGGAAGACGTGGAAGACAAGGGCGGCACCATGCGTTTGGGCGCGTACCCCTGCACGGTTGCTCCCGATACGCGTGCATTCGAGGCCTATGGCGAGAACGTCATCTACGAGCGCCATCGTCATCGCTTCGAAGTCAACAATGCCTTCCGTCCTGCGCTTGTTGAAGCTGGCCTGGTCATTTCCGGTCAGTCGCCCGATGGTCGCCTGGTCGAGATGATCGAGGTTCCCGGCCATCCGTGGTACGTGGGCAGCCAGGGTCACCCTGAGTTCAAGAGCCGTCCCACCAGGCCTCATCCTCTGTTTGTCGGTTTCGTTTCGGCGTCGAAGGAAAACGCCGGGGCGTAA
- a CDS encoding Ig-like domain-containing protein, which translates to MKETARKSERLLLALVLAMGFLFATSGTAYANEAVAYVEKSWDSAKAEVVSETKTAECTPITSSTTGISGWYVVNGNIESSKRLVVSGTANIVLADGAKLYLEDGINVPAGATLNIYSQSEGDSAGELYCDADTNDNAAIGANETSGDCGTINIHGGKVTADTKTKGEDAAGIGGGEEGNGGTVTIYGGIVKAYGGSVNDEGGAGIGGGDCDDGVGGNGGLVYIYGGDVTAQGGANAAGIGGGDDGGNGGLVYIYGGTVNATGGSVNSRGGAGIGGGGIGSGDWIEIYGGDVTAQGGANAAGIGGGDEGKSGAIRIYGGTVNATGGSDNYDGGAGIGGGNEAAGYDIFIYGGNVTAQGGCDAAGIGGGDDGEGTSIGINGADTIVNAIGGKYGAGIGGGQGKGSDKIYIRNGSVTAQGGANAAGIGGGESGAGGTITISGGTITATSVSDGAGIGGGDSGAGGTINISGGIVEATGGAYGAGIGGGDAANGGEINISSGTITATGGEDAAGIGGGEDGNGGTINITGGTITSSGGKNGAGIGGGQHGTGGTITINSATGELITAKSPEDGAGIGGGDLAGGGKITIENGKIKATGGSSHVIVPFDAYDFGGAGIGGGDGGDTGGSGPSGEITINGGDIEAQGGYSAAGIGAGKRSSCETVTITGGKIIAKGGTGTAFSTGRGGAGVGSGSLGSGSGAITISGGDVTATGGANAAGVGGGYEVAAGTINISGGKVSATGGAYKDLGSSSSWDGGAGAGIGGGQGKSGGTITISGGTIEATGGASENTKAAGIGGGQDAEDATNITLRYDEADYDISVKASSYRYSSEDTSVTLTMEKPFMDKDTREGFEAKSYTENNLDTFDNRTLVRANTYGVMVPEIQGGSIVPDKSRAVESSTVTLTVTPDAEGWELKSGTLKAVAGTTEQTLTQDTSDSSKYTFAMPASDVTVTADFELKVRADSISLNKKSATLAVDGSETLTVTALPEEANNEALPDTLTWTSSDESVATVDDAGKVTGVAPGTATITVTTNNGTEDTTDDKSDTCTVTVTQAQVAAPAIDSKPYTGEKQVADVPESKAYTVTTNEGGTDVGSYSVVLTLADPTKYKWADSDDAVKTLTFEITKAVLDVTVPELAAVTYDPAKTLANVPLPEGWAWANSATVPTVGNSGYRAVLAVDDTNYDCAGVEGYDAANHKVTRTVPLTVTKATVATPEIASKAYTGETQTADVPASDLYTVTENEGGTEPGTYDVVLTLKDPANYAWEGVEGPTVTLGFVIRECEHDWNEPIYTWNEDNTKVTAKRVCKKDASHVETETVDVTSEVTKEPAGDELGVRTYTSGPFANPAFTVQTKTETISAEGHAHSWTEPTYEWAADNMEVRASRALTNDPSFVEVETVTPIVTDVNPKCTEAGTRTYTASFKNIAFATQTRTSEIPATGHAAAAPLRESEVAATCEKAGSYDEVVYCSACGAELSRVAKAIDPLGHDWGDPAYEWAADNGSVTATLACKRDASHVETETAETTSAVTKEPTEAEEGARTYTATFANPAFETQAKTEPIPKLEPDGGVSYRSAEGDGLQWTRGSSATADFTFKRSVDDDATFSHFTGIQVDGEDVDAANYTAEPGSVIVKLKPAYLETLAVGEHTLTAMFDDAGSVDARFEVLAAPAAKGAASKANSASTNSASANSASAKTGDAMPVALLASLAVLSVAALIVAGVANRARRSAHVGKHARL; encoded by the coding sequence ATGAAGGAAACAGCGAGAAAGTCGGAGAGGCTTTTGCTAGCATTAGTGCTGGCCATGGGGTTCTTGTTTGCGACGAGCGGGACAGCATATGCAAACGAGGCTGTCGCCTATGTCGAGAAGAGCTGGGACAGCGCAAAGGCGGAGGTCGTGTCGGAAACGAAGACCGCGGAGTGCACGCCCATTACAAGCAGCACGACCGGCATCAGCGGATGGTATGTTGTCAACGGAAACATCGAAAGCTCCAAGAGGCTGGTCGTCAGTGGAACGGCCAACATCGTCCTTGCCGATGGCGCCAAACTCTATCTGGAAGACGGTATCAACGTGCCTGCTGGCGCGACGCTCAACATCTACTCCCAGTCGGAAGGGGACAGTGCCGGCGAGCTATACTGCGACGCCGACACCAACGACAACGCGGCCATCGGCGCCAACGAGACTTCAGGCGACTGCGGCACCATCAACATCCACGGCGGCAAGGTGACGGCCGACACTAAGACGAAGGGCGAAGACGCGGCCGGCATCGGCGGCGGTGAGGAAGGCAACGGCGGCACCGTTACCATCTACGGCGGAATCGTCAAGGCCTACGGAGGCTCTGTGAACGACGAGGGCGGCGCCGGCATTGGCGGCGGCGACTGCGACGACGGCGTCGGCGGCAACGGCGGCCTGGTCTACATCTACGGTGGCGATGTGACCGCCCAGGGCGGCGCTAATGCGGCCGGCATCGGCGGCGGCGACGACGGCGGCAACGGCGGCCTGGTCTACATCTACGGTGGCACTGTGAACGCCACCGGCGGCTCGGTAAACAGCCGAGGTGGCGCCGGCATCGGCGGTGGCGGCATCGGCAGCGGAGATTGGATCGAAATCTACGGCGGCGATGTGACCGCCCAGGGCGGAGCCAATGCGGCCGGCATCGGCGGCGGCGACGAGGGCAAAAGCGGCGCTATAAGAATCTATGGCGGAACCGTTAACGCTACAGGCGGCTCGGACAACTATGACGGCGGCGCCGGCATCGGCGGCGGCAACGAGGCGGCTGGCTACGACATCTTCATCTACGGGGGCAACGTGACCGCCCAAGGTGGCTGCGACGCTGCCGGCATCGGTGGTGGTGATGATGGCGAAGGCACCAGCATCGGGATCAATGGTGCCGATACCATCGTCAACGCGATTGGCGGCAAATACGGCGCCGGCATCGGCGGCGGCCAGGGCAAGGGCAGCGACAAAATCTACATCAGGAATGGCAGTGTTACGGCTCAGGGCGGCGCTAACGCAGCTGGCATCGGCGGCGGCGAGTCGGGCGCTGGCGGCACCATCACCATCAGCGGCGGGACCATTACCGCGACGAGCGTCTCCGACGGCGCAGGCATCGGCGGTGGCGATTCGGGCGCCGGCGGCACTATCAACATATCAGGCGGCATCGTCGAAGCGACCGGCGGGGCGTATGGTGCAGGCATCGGCGGCGGAGATGCCGCTAACGGTGGCGAGATTAACATAAGCAGTGGCACCATCACCGCGACGGGCGGCGAAGATGCGGCCGGCATCGGCGGCGGCGAGGATGGCAACGGCGGCACCATTAATATCACCGGCGGCACGATCACCTCGTCGGGCGGCAAGAACGGCGCCGGCATCGGTGGAGGCCAGCACGGCACCGGCGGCACCATCACCATCAACTCCGCCACCGGCGAACTCATCACGGCCAAAAGCCCCGAAGACGGTGCCGGCATCGGCGGCGGCGACCTGGCAGGCGGAGGCAAGATCACGATAGAGAACGGCAAGATCAAGGCTACAGGCGGCAGCAGTCATGTAATCGTACCGTTTGACGCTTATGATTTCGGCGGCGCAGGCATCGGCGGCGGCGACGGCGGTGACACCGGCGGCAGTGGTCCCAGTGGCGAGATAACTATCAACGGTGGCGACATCGAGGCGCAGGGCGGCTACAGCGCGGCCGGTATCGGTGCAGGCAAAAGGAGCTCTTGCGAAACAGTGACCATCACCGGCGGCAAGATAATTGCGAAGGGTGGTACAGGGACAGCCTTTAGTACGGGCCGCGGTGGCGCAGGCGTAGGCAGCGGCTCCTTGGGTAGCGGCAGCGGCGCGATTACCATCTCGGGTGGCGACGTCACTGCCACAGGCGGCGCTAACGCTGCAGGCGTTGGCGGTGGCTACGAAGTCGCTGCCGGCACTATCAACATCAGCGGGGGCAAGGTCAGCGCCACAGGTGGGGCGTACAAAGATTTAGGCTCCTCGAGCAGCTGGGACGGTGGTGCAGGCGCCGGCATCGGTGGCGGCCAGGGCAAGAGCGGCGGCACCATCACCATCAGCGGCGGCACCATAGAAGCCACGGGCGGCGCTTCCGAGAACACCAAGGCGGCCGGCATCGGCGGCGGCCAAGACGCGGAAGACGCTACCAACATCACGCTGAGGTACGACGAAGCCGACTACGACATCAGCGTCAAGGCGAGCTCGTATCGTTATAGCAGCGAAGACACGTCGGTCACGTTGACGATGGAGAAACCCTTCATGGACAAGGACACGAGAGAGGGTTTCGAGGCCAAAAGCTATACCGAAAACAACCTTGATACGTTCGACAATAGAACTTTGGTCCGCGCGAACACCTACGGGGTCATGGTGCCTGAGATTCAGGGTGGCAGCATCGTTCCCGACAAGTCCCGCGCGGTAGAGAGCAGCACGGTGACCCTCACCGTGACGCCCGATGCGGAAGGCTGGGAGTTGAAGTCCGGCACGCTGAAGGCCGTTGCCGGGACAACAGAGCAGACGCTCACCCAGGATACAAGCGATTCTTCCAAATACACCTTCGCCATGCCCGCGTCGGATGTTACGGTAACGGCAGATTTCGAGCTGAAGGTCCGCGCGGACAGCATCTCGCTTAACAAAAAGTCCGCTACTCTTGCCGTGGACGGCTCAGAAACGCTGACGGTTACCGCCTTGCCTGAAGAGGCAAACAACGAAGCGCTGCCCGACACCCTCACCTGGACGAGCAGCGATGAAAGCGTCGCCACGGTAGACGACGCCGGCAAGGTGACCGGTGTCGCCCCGGGCACGGCGACCATCACCGTCACCACGAACAATGGAACGGAAGACACAACCGACGACAAGTCAGACACCTGTACTGTAACGGTAACCCAGGCTCAGGTGGCCGCGCCCGCGATAGACTCCAAACCCTACACGGGCGAAAAACAAGTCGCCGACGTGCCCGAAAGCAAAGCCTATACCGTGACGACCAACGAAGGCGGCACGGATGTTGGCAGCTACAGCGTCGTGTTGACGCTTGCAGACCCTACTAAGTACAAATGGGCGGACAGCGACGATGCTGTCAAAACGCTTACGTTCGAAATAACCAAGGCGGTGCTCGATGTGACCGTGCCGGAACTGGCCGCCGTGACTTACGACCCGGCCAAGACCCTTGCAAATGTGCCGCTTCCCGAGGGCTGGGCGTGGGCGAATAGCGCCACTGTGCCCACCGTGGGCAATAGCGGCTACCGGGCTGTACTTGCGGTCGACGACACGAACTACGACTGCGCCGGCGTCGAGGGCTACGACGCGGCCAACCACAAAGTTACGCGGACCGTCCCCCTTACCGTGACCAAGGCCACTGTGGCCACGCCCGAGATTGCGAGCAAAGCTTACACGGGTGAAACGCAGACTGCTGACGTGCCGGCAAGCGACCTGTACACCGTGACAGAGAACGAGGGCGGTACGGAGCCCGGGACCTACGACGTCGTGCTCACGCTGAAGGACCCCGCCAACTACGCGTGGGAAGGCGTCGAGGGCCCGACCGTGACGCTGGGCTTCGTGATCCGCGAGTGCGAGCACGACTGGAACGAGCCCATCTACACATGGAACGAAGACAATACCAAGGTCACGGCGAAGCGCGTCTGCAAGAAGGATGCAAGCCACGTGGAAACGGAGACCGTGGACGTCACCTCCGAGGTGACCAAAGAGCCCGCCGGAGACGAACTCGGCGTGAGGACGTATACGTCGGGCCCCTTCGCCAATCCGGCCTTCACCGTGCAGACCAAGACGGAAACGATTTCGGCAGAGGGGCACGCACATAGCTGGACGGAGCCGACTTACGAATGGGCGGCCGACAACATGGAAGTAAGAGCCTCGCGCGCCTTGACGAATGACCCAAGCTTCGTAGAGGTCGAGACGGTCACTCCCATCGTTACGGACGTGAACCCGAAATGCACCGAGGCGGGCACGAGGACCTACACGGCAAGCTTCAAGAACATCGCCTTCGCGACGCAGACGAGGACGAGCGAGATTCCCGCGACGGGCCATGCGGCCGCCGCGCCCCTGCGCGAAAGCGAGGTGGCGGCCACGTGCGAGAAGGCCGGAAGCTATGACGAGGTCGTCTACTGCTCGGCTTGCGGCGCCGAGCTTTCCCGCGTGGCAAAGGCCATCGACCCGCTCGGCCACGACTGGGGCGATCCGGCCTACGAGTGGGCGGCCGACAACGGCAGCGTGACGGCGACGCTTGCCTGCAAGAGGGACGCAAGCCATGTTGAGACGGAAACCGCCGAGACCACGTCGGCGGTAACCAAGGAGCCGACGGAAGCCGAAGAGGGCGCAAGGACCTATACGGCGACCTTCGCGAACCCCGCCTTCGAGACCCAAGCCAAGACCGAGCCGATCCCCAAGCTGGAGCCAGATGGGGGCGTTTCCTACAGGAGCGCCGAGGGCGACGGCCTGCAGTGGACGAGGGGCAGCTCGGCGACGGCGGATTTCACCTTCAAGCGCTCGGTGGACGACGACGCGACCTTCTCCCACTTCACCGGCATCCAGGTGGACGGGGAGGACGTCGACGCGGCCAACTACACGGCGGAGCCTGGCAGCGTCATCGTGAAGCTGAAGCCGGCCTACCTCGAGACGCTGGCCGTGGGCGAGCATACCCTGACCGCGATGTTCGATGACGCCGGCAGCGTGGATGCGCGCTTCGAGGTGCTTGCGGCGCCCGCGGCGAAGGGCGCCGCCTCGAAGGCCAACTCCGCATCAACCAACTCCGCATCAGCCAACTCCGCGTCAGCCAAGACCGGCGACGCCATGCCGGTCGCGCTGCTTGCGTCGCTCGCCGTCCTGAGCGTCGCCGCGCTGATCGTGGCCGGGGTTGCGAACCGCGCCCGCCGTTCAGCGCATGTCGGCAAGCATGCCCGCCTCTAA